From Woronichinia naegeliana WA131, the proteins below share one genomic window:
- a CDS encoding DUF3598 family protein — MMENNWENFLQNLGEWQGSFTRVSLEGELLDSTPTLLTLESFENNQLVRFRLQRFGPGGYSEPPIQDHVQEYRSVGGQNIFFETGAFSKGSLQFAPFSEFGAEYGFVSGDRRLRFVQLYDKEGNLNSLTLIREFRQGTAAKERPPLSVDQLLGKWQGIAHTVYPGWEPSKTYTTQLEVQSIGNGQLRQQLSFGEQTITSIANIKDNRLDFESGEIPRRILLLPDGASSNTPLQLKLRQPFFVELGWLVEENERQRLIRSYDEKGAWAHSTFVIEKKI, encoded by the coding sequence ATGATGGAAAATAATTGGGAAAACTTTCTTCAAAATCTTGGAGAATGGCAAGGCTCTTTTACGCGAGTTTCCCTAGAAGGTGAGCTACTGGATTCCACACCGACATTGCTGACCTTAGAAAGCTTTGAGAATAATCAACTTGTGCGTTTTCGCCTCCAGCGTTTTGGGCCAGGTGGCTATAGTGAACCTCCCATTCAAGATCACGTACAAGAATATCGGTCTGTGGGTGGGCAAAATATCTTTTTTGAGACAGGAGCTTTTTCTAAAGGCTCATTGCAGTTTGCTCCTTTTTCGGAATTTGGGGCTGAATACGGGTTTGTGTCCGGCGATCGCCGTCTGCGTTTTGTTCAACTCTACGACAAGGAGGGAAACCTCAATAGCTTGACCCTGATTCGCGAATTTCGGCAGGGAACAGCGGCCAAGGAACGTCCTCCTTTAAGCGTCGATCAATTATTAGGAAAATGGCAAGGCATCGCCCACACGGTTTACCCAGGGTGGGAACCCTCAAAAACCTATACGACTCAATTAGAAGTTCAAAGTATAGGGAATGGACAATTACGACAACAGTTATCTTTTGGAGAACAAACCATTACTTCGATCGCTAATATTAAGGACAATCGCTTAGATTTTGAAAGCGGCGAAATTCCCAGACGTATTCTCCTACTCCCCGATGGCGCATCTAGCAATACCCCTTTACAACTTAAACTCCGACAACCGTTTTTTGTAGAATTAGGATGGTTAGTGGAAGAGAACGAACGCCAGCGATTGATTCGTAGCTACGATGAGAAGGGTGCTTGGGCCCATTCAACTTTTGTGATTGAAAAGAAAATATGA
- a CDS encoding NAD(P)H-quinone oxidoreductase subunit N: protein MDFSSSIATQLNAGTILPEGIVTVTLIFILVGDLIAGRSSARWLPYAAIAGLLAATVALYFAWDSADPIGFLGAFNGDNLSIVFRAIIALSAVVTILMSVRYVEQTGTSLAEFIAIMLTATLGGMFLSAANELVMIFVSLEMLSISSYLMTGYMKRDPRSNEAALKYLLIGASSSAIFLYGLSLLYGLSGGETQLEAIAAQLTDAVNGGQSLGLAIALVFVIAGIAFKISAVPFHQWTPDVYEGSPTPVVAFLSVGSKAAGFAIAIRLLVTAFGVITDEWKVIFTALAVLSMILGNVVALAQTSMKRMLAYSSIGQAGFVMIGLTAGTDEGYASMVFYLLIYLFMNLGAFTCIILFSLRTGTDQISDYAGLYSKDPLLTLALSICLLSLGGIPPLAGFFGKIYLFWAGWQAGLYGLVLLGLLTSVVSIYYYIRVVKMMVVKEPHEMSNVVKNYPKIQWHLSGMRPLQVGLVLTLIATTLAGVLANPLFTLASDSVTSTPMLQASHLIPKISQILPKL, encoded by the coding sequence ATGGATTTCTCTAGTAGTATTGCGACTCAACTGAATGCGGGGACAATTCTGCCAGAAGGCATTGTTACCGTTACCTTAATCTTTATTTTAGTTGGAGATTTGATAGCTGGACGTAGTTCGGCCCGTTGGTTGCCCTATGCAGCGATCGCCGGACTATTGGCAGCTACTGTCGCGCTCTATTTTGCTTGGGATAGTGCAGACCCGATCGGTTTTCTGGGAGCCTTTAATGGGGATAATCTCAGTATTGTTTTTCGGGCGATCATTGCACTTTCGGCGGTGGTCACTATCTTAATGTCGGTGCGTTATGTGGAACAGACGGGAACTTCTTTGGCTGAATTTATCGCCATTATGCTCACGGCGACGCTGGGTGGAATGTTTCTCAGTGCCGCCAACGAATTGGTGATGATTTTTGTTTCCTTGGAAATGCTGAGTATTTCGTCTTATCTGATGACGGGTTACATGAAGCGTGATCCTCGTTCCAATGAAGCGGCTTTAAAGTATCTGTTAATCGGGGCTTCCAGTTCCGCCATTTTTCTTTACGGTCTTTCCCTGCTCTATGGTCTGTCGGGAGGAGAAACCCAATTAGAGGCGATCGCGGCCCAATTGACGGATGCGGTAAATGGGGGTCAATCTCTAGGATTAGCCATTGCCCTGGTATTTGTGATTGCGGGGATTGCTTTTAAGATTTCGGCGGTTCCCTTTCACCAATGGACTCCTGATGTCTATGAAGGTTCACCCACGCCGGTGGTGGCGTTTCTGTCGGTCGGTTCCAAAGCGGCTGGATTTGCGATCGCCATTCGCCTATTAGTCACTGCCTTTGGGGTGATCACCGATGAATGGAAAGTGATTTTTACCGCCCTAGCCGTTTTGAGTATGATTCTCGGTAACGTGGTGGCTTTGGCTCAAACCAGCATGAAACGTATGTTAGCCTATTCCTCCATTGGCCAAGCCGGTTTTGTGATGATTGGTTTAACGGCAGGAACCGATGAAGGGTATGCCAGTATGGTCTTTTACCTGCTAATTTACCTGTTCATGAACCTGGGAGCTTTTACTTGTATTATTCTCTTTTCGCTCCGTACAGGAACCGATCAAATTAGCGATTATGCCGGACTCTACTCCAAAGATCCGTTGCTGACCTTGGCCTTAAGTATTTGTCTATTATCTTTGGGGGGAATTCCGCCCCTAGCAGGATTCTTCGGCAAAATCTATCTATTTTGGGCAGGTTGGCAAGCCGGACTGTATGGTTTAGTTTTATTAGGTTTGTTAACCAGTGTGGTTTCCATCTATTACTACATTCGGGTGGTGAAAATGATGGTGGTCAAAGAACCCCATGAAATGTCCAATGTGGTTAAAAATTATCCTAAAATTCAGTGGCATTTATCGGGAATGCGTCCGCTTCAGGTAGGTTTAGTTCTGACCTTAATTGCAACTACTTTAGCGGGTGTTTTAGCGAATCCTCTCTTCACCTTAGCCAGCGATTCTGTTACCAGTACTCCTATGCTGCAAGCTTCCCATTTAATCCCTAAAATCTCTCAAATTTTGCCGAAGTTATAA
- a CDS encoding ammonium transporter codes for MQLMQSGILHCHLSKGAYTMKNDAKTWGIVLLMSLIAWGLSLSPVAAEPDLQEQIVTAQVAADTSFMMSCSGLVLFMTVGLAFFYGGFVSKRNVLNTLMMSFISLGIVAIAWLLWGYSLAFAPGLPFIGGVQWLFLQGVGLETTGYLTGSLPDNILSYAPTIPHQAFMIYEAMFAIITPALISGAIVERTSFKAYCLFLLLWLTFVYCPLAHMVWAKGGFLSLIGGTLKALDFAGGTVVHTASGVSALVAALVIGPRKNYPDRVSPPHNVPFILLGAGLLWYGWFGFNAGSALTAGPLCTSAFVATNTSAAAAMLTWLTLEQILRGKPTTVGAATGVVVGLVGITPASGFVTPLSAIFIGIITAIACFFAISLKVQLGIDDSLDTFPVHGVGGAVGAILTGVFATQTINSGGIDGLLSGNPFQLLIQIGAVVITYLFAGLMTFVILKIVDLTLGLRLKPGAELQGMDINEHGEEGYGSEFIGRETLTSYE; via the coding sequence ATGCAATTAATGCAATCAGGAATATTGCATTGCCACTTGTCCAAAGGAGCATACACAATGAAGAATGATGCCAAAACCTGGGGAATAGTCCTGCTAATGAGCTTAATTGCTTGGGGATTATCACTTTCCCCCGTTGCTGCTGAACCGGATCTCCAAGAACAAATTGTCACGGCTCAAGTTGCGGCTGATACGTCTTTTATGATGTCTTGTTCCGGCTTAGTTCTTTTCATGACAGTGGGGTTAGCCTTTTTCTATGGCGGTTTTGTTTCCAAACGCAATGTCCTGAATACCCTAATGATGAGTTTTATTTCCTTAGGGATTGTGGCGATCGCTTGGCTCCTGTGGGGCTACAGTTTAGCCTTTGCACCTGGACTTCCCTTTATTGGCGGTGTGCAATGGCTTTTTTTACAAGGAGTTGGCTTGGAAACAACGGGCTATCTCACAGGAAGTTTACCCGATAATATTCTCTCCTATGCTCCGACCATTCCCCATCAAGCCTTTATGATCTATGAGGCGATGTTTGCAATTATTACCCCGGCGTTGATTTCGGGGGCGATCGTTGAGCGGACAAGTTTCAAGGCCTATTGTTTATTTTTATTGCTTTGGTTAACCTTCGTCTATTGTCCCCTGGCCCACATGGTCTGGGCTAAAGGTGGCTTTCTCAGCTTAATCGGAGGAACCTTAAAAGCACTGGATTTTGCAGGTGGAACAGTTGTCCATACTGCCTCTGGCGTTTCCGCATTAGTTGCTGCTTTAGTGATTGGCCCTCGTAAAAACTATCCTGATCGCGTTTCTCCGCCTCATAACGTGCCTTTTATTCTGCTTGGAGCCGGATTACTCTGGTATGGCTGGTTTGGCTTTAATGCTGGCAGTGCTTTAACGGCTGGCCCTCTCTGTACCTCTGCTTTTGTGGCAACTAATACTAGTGCGGCGGCGGCCATGTTAACCTGGTTGACCCTAGAACAAATTTTACGGGGCAAACCCACCACCGTCGGTGCCGCAACGGGCGTTGTTGTCGGATTGGTTGGCATTACGCCTGCATCTGGCTTTGTCACGCCTTTATCTGCGATCTTTATTGGTATTATTACCGCGATCGCCTGCTTTTTTGCTATTAGTTTGAAAGTTCAATTAGGAATTGATGATAGTCTAGACACTTTCCCTGTGCACGGTGTGGGTGGAGCCGTGGGAGCGATTTTAACTGGAGTATTTGCCACCCAGACGATCAATAGTGGTGGTATTGATGGCTTGTTATCGGGAAACCCCTTTCAATTACTCATTCAAATTGGAGCGGTTGTCATTACCTATCTTTTCGCTGGATTAATGACCTTTGTTATTCTCAAAATTGTTGATCTAACTCTCGGTTTACGCTTAAAGCCAGGCGCAGAGTTGCAAGGTATGGATATTAACGAACATGGCGAAGAAGGTTACGGCAGTGAATTTATCGGTCGTGAGACCTTGACTTCTTATGAATAG
- a CDS encoding HpsJ family protein, with product MNSSAFTSLCLKLFGVIFILSSLLDYLTLAIPFNWSDQQWQLGFVSNLVDRGVVPLVGVGLILIGYWIDSTTSASKAKSSGFDLRLPVFILSAFLGLMFLLLVPVHLNNLNQAKTTALTQIEKGAGQGKEQIQQFLKQVNSLSQNPAVLDQQIAQRNQVIQSGQFQGNPLSPQQLEALQAEKNQLQGLRDLSKDPAAYKKRIDVIKKQLETQLQDRQRKAEGEATSQALKQGLRTGLNSLMLAIGYATVGALGLRGVMSTNASTPRR from the coding sequence ATGAATAGTTCAGCCTTTACCTCTCTGTGTCTTAAACTCTTTGGTGTCATTTTTATTCTCTCCTCTCTACTGGATTATCTGACCCTAGCCATTCCCTTTAATTGGAGTGATCAACAGTGGCAACTGGGCTTTGTATCTAACCTAGTAGATCGAGGAGTCGTTCCCTTGGTCGGGGTGGGTCTTATTCTCATTGGCTATTGGATTGATTCAACCACCAGTGCCAGTAAGGCTAAATCCTCTGGTTTTGACTTAAGACTACCGGTGTTTATCCTGTCCGCTTTTTTAGGACTTATGTTCTTGCTCCTCGTTCCCGTTCACTTGAACAATCTTAATCAGGCGAAGACAACGGCTCTAACTCAAATCGAAAAAGGGGCTGGGCAAGGGAAAGAGCAGATTCAACAATTTCTTAAACAGGTTAATAGTCTCTCTCAAAATCCAGCCGTTTTAGATCAACAAATTGCTCAACGCAATCAGGTTATTCAAAGCGGTCAGTTCCAAGGAAATCCCCTTTCTCCCCAACAACTAGAAGCACTGCAAGCTGAAAAAAATCAACTTCAGGGATTACGAGATCTATCTAAAGATCCTGCCGCCTATAAAAAGCGTATTGATGTTATCAAAAAGCAATTGGAGACCCAACTGCAAGACAGACAGCGTAAAGCAGAAGGTGAAGCGACTTCTCAAGCCCTGAAACAAGGACTTCGTACGGGTCTTAATAGTCTGATGCTGGCCATTGGTTATGCTACGGTAGGGGCATTGGGATTGCGTGGTGTTATGAGTACCAATGCATCTACTCCTCGACGCTAG
- a CDS encoding COP23 domain-containing protein, with product MLNFKTRLELVFLGLGITVLGLQIQEAIAYPVNSYNRPQPADVIINSDPQAYPLPSQPGQVNYPPQTSSIDPRFTCQNNSGQYTVMYRPLSQPGRAYPWAVPRNLGDGWTAQRRCQEISQRLESYRPDGLAELQTGYENGYQTICATTEAVPGCRIVLTVPPGQDAEVIRDRVFQSLTVADSGQMTQGVNAFTGGNSGQNFFNQLGQLFNFGQSKTNPKAIATNPSQGINLRPFLDTADGGTGQQLSRLPSKKSSQRLNSGQFR from the coding sequence ATGCTGAATTTCAAAACCCGTTTAGAACTTGTCTTTCTGGGGTTAGGGATAACTGTTTTAGGTTTACAGATACAAGAGGCGATCGCCTATCCCGTCAATTCCTATAATCGTCCCCAACCAGCAGATGTGATTATCAACAGCGATCCCCAAGCCTATCCCCTCCCCTCTCAACCTGGTCAGGTTAACTATCCCCCGCAAACTAGTTCCATCGATCCACGCTTTACTTGCCAGAACAATAGTGGTCAATATACGGTGATGTATCGTCCCTTAAGCCAACCTGGCAGGGCCTATCCCTGGGCAGTACCTCGTAATTTAGGGGATGGTTGGACGGCCCAACGACGTTGTCAGGAAATTAGTCAGCGTTTAGAAAGTTACCGTCCTGATGGGTTAGCCGAATTACAAACAGGTTACGAAAATGGCTATCAAACCATTTGTGCTACCACAGAAGCGGTTCCTGGCTGTCGGATTGTGCTTACTGTTCCACCGGGCCAAGATGCCGAAGTGATCCGCGATCGCGTTTTTCAATCTTTAACCGTGGCGGATAGTGGCCAGATGACTCAGGGGGTTAATGCTTTTACGGGAGGCAATTCAGGTCAAAACTTTTTCAATCAATTGGGGCAACTATTTAATTTCGGTCAGTCGAAAACGAATCCTAAAGCGATCGCCACCAATCCCAGTCAGGGAATTAATTTACGGCCTTTCCTAGATACAGCAGACGGAGGAACTGGCCAGCAATTGAGTCGATTACCGAGCAAAAAATCTTCTCAACGTTTAAATTCTGGTCAGTTTCGTTAA
- a CDS encoding ABC transporter ATP-binding protein — protein sequence MIRLESISKVYGTGETTVHALSNVHLAIAQGSYCAIMGASGSGKSTMMNIIGCLDRPTAGRYYLDNIDVSGLSEDELAKIRNRKIGFVFQQFYLLPQMSALENVMLPMVYAGVPLESRKIRATEALVRVGLENRMQNKPNQLSGGQQQRVAIARAIVNHPLLILADEPTGALDSKTTEEVLGIFEQLHSTGITIVIVTHEADVAKHTERVIWFQDGKIKSDGDSFSPDLNLPDLSPIPNQLP from the coding sequence CTGATTCGTTTAGAGTCCATTTCTAAGGTCTATGGCACTGGGGAAACGACCGTTCATGCCCTCTCAAATGTTCACCTGGCGATCGCCCAAGGTTCCTACTGCGCCATTATGGGAGCTTCGGGGTCTGGGAAATCCACCATGATGAATATTATTGGTTGCCTAGATCGTCCTACCGCCGGACGGTACTATTTGGACAATATCGATGTTTCTGGATTGTCAGAGGATGAGTTAGCTAAAATCCGTAATCGCAAAATTGGTTTCGTCTTTCAACAGTTTTATCTGCTACCTCAGATGAGTGCCTTGGAAAACGTCATGTTACCGATGGTCTATGCGGGTGTTCCCCTCGAATCTCGGAAAATACGGGCCACAGAAGCTCTGGTTCGGGTGGGGTTAGAAAATCGGATGCAAAATAAACCGAATCAATTATCAGGCGGTCAGCAACAACGGGTCGCGATCGCCAGAGCCATTGTCAATCATCCCCTTTTAATCTTGGCCGATGAACCCACAGGGGCCTTGGACTCTAAAACTACGGAAGAAGTCCTCGGCATTTTTGAACAGTTACATAGTACCGGTATTACCATTGTTATTGTCACCCATGAAGCTGATGTGGCTAAACACACAGAGCGGGTCATTTGGTTCCAGGATGGCAAGATTAAATCCGATGGTGACTCCTTTTCGCCCGATCTCAATCTCCCCGATCTCAGTCCAATCCCGAATCAACTACCTTAA
- a CDS encoding DUF502 domain-containing protein codes for MSDSRSLFYRLKQAVKNDLIAGLLVVIPLATTIWLSIAIANWAISLLTQIPKQLNPFVGLDPNLTNLLNLLVGLTVPFLGILLIGLMARNFIGRWLLDTGERILQSIPLAGTVYKTLQQILETLFKDSKNRFRRVVMVEYPRQGVWSIGFVTGGVSEPIQAQLSQSVLSVFIPTTPNPTSGWYAIFAEEEVINLDLSIEDAFRIIISGGIVNNSSVAPSLPKP; via the coding sequence ATGTCGGATTCCCGTTCTCTTTTCTACCGATTAAAACAGGCAGTTAAAAATGATCTGATCGCGGGACTGTTGGTGGTTATTCCTTTGGCCACAACTATTTGGCTATCCATTGCGATCGCTAATTGGGCCATTAGTTTATTAACCCAGATTCCCAAACAACTAAATCCCTTTGTGGGTCTTGATCCGAACCTGACTAATTTACTGAATTTGCTCGTCGGTTTAACCGTTCCTTTTCTTGGTATTTTGTTAATTGGCTTGATGGCCCGCAATTTCATTGGCCGTTGGCTGTTAGATACCGGAGAGCGCATTCTTCAGTCTATCCCCTTAGCAGGAACGGTTTACAAGACCTTACAACAAATTTTAGAAACCCTATTTAAAGATTCCAAAAATCGCTTTCGGCGGGTGGTGATGGTGGAATATCCGCGACAGGGGGTTTGGAGTATTGGTTTTGTGACAGGTGGAGTCAGTGAGCCGATTCAAGCTCAATTATCTCAATCTGTATTGAGTGTTTTTATTCCCACTACCCCGAATCCAACCTCTGGTTGGTATGCCATTTTCGCAGAAGAAGAGGTCATTAATCTGGATTTGTCGATTGAAGACGCTTTTCGGATTATTATTTCTGGCGGGATTGTCAATAATAGCTCGGTTGCCCCTAGCTTACCAAAGCCCTAG
- the nusB gene encoding transcription antitermination factor NusB, with product MPPRQQPRRIARELALLSLSQIKNGTAKLEQEDINSLLLAAIRTLTGEVQDILETASAEVNRSNERLLSSETRATSLESAKAMLQESIVLTQTAINRVAIAVELPEILQLASQYEVRQHTLELVGTVHRRRQEIDQQLEEAMVDWKLNRLPKIDQDILRLALAEILYLEIPQKVAINEAVELAKRYSDDAGYRFLNGVLRRVSNQLSHPSSHSSKEDSGLKPSES from the coding sequence ATGCCACCGCGTCAACAACCCCGTCGTATTGCCCGTGAGTTAGCGTTATTAAGTTTGAGTCAGATTAAGAATGGGACAGCTAAATTAGAACAGGAGGATATTAATTCTCTGCTATTGGCCGCAATCCGAACTTTAACGGGGGAAGTTCAGGATATTTTAGAAACGGCATCCGCAGAGGTTAATCGCAGTAATGAACGTCTTTTGAGTAGCGAAACTCGTGCGACTTCCCTAGAGAGTGCGAAAGCCATGCTACAGGAGTCAATTGTGCTTACCCAGACCGCGATTAATCGGGTGGCGATCGCCGTAGAACTGCCTGAAATTCTCCAATTGGCCAGTCAATACGAGGTTAGACAACATACTCTTGAACTTGTTGGTACCGTTCATCGTCGCCGTCAAGAGATTGATCAACAATTAGAGGAAGCGATGGTGGATTGGAAACTGAATCGTTTACCGAAAATTGACCAGGATATTTTGCGATTGGCTCTCGCTGAAATTTTATATTTAGAAATTCCGCAAAAAGTGGCCATTAACGAAGCGGTAGAATTGGCTAAACGGTATTCCGATGATGCAGGCTATCGTTTTCTGAATGGTGTATTACGGCGGGTTAGTAATCAACTTTCCCATCCTAGCTCCCATTCCTCTAAAGAGGATTCAGGACTTAAGCCGTCAGAAAGCTAA
- a CDS encoding DUF3110 domain-containing protein, which produces MRVYVLLFNARTDNEGIHTIQMGGKNKILMFESEDDATRFALLLEAQDFPTPTVEPMDSEEIEIFCREAGYEYEMVSDGMLAIPPEKNIADADWDPDGVMQEPVPGQSEEEGEFSAAELERLRRRLEGLL; this is translated from the coding sequence ATGCGCGTTTATGTCTTGTTGTTTAATGCCCGCACTGACAATGAGGGAATTCATACCATTCAAATGGGCGGAAAAAACAAAATTCTGATGTTTGAGTCTGAGGACGATGCCACCCGTTTCGCGCTGTTACTCGAGGCCCAGGATTTCCCCACCCCTACAGTAGAACCAATGGACTCGGAAGAAATTGAAATTTTCTGTCGCGAGGCAGGATACGAGTACGAAATGGTCAGTGATGGAATGTTGGCTATTCCTCCTGAAAAAAATATTGCTGATGCAGATTGGGATCCCGATGGTGTTATGCAAGAACCTGTGCCAGGACAATCAGAAGAGGAAGGAGAGTTTTCTGCGGCTGAATTAGAGCGTCTCCGTCGGCGTTTAGAGGGTTTGTTGTAA
- a CDS encoding DUF2996 domain-containing protein: protein MAEETKPPKVPKAVAADGEKPAAKKPKEPALEDKPFTEFMEQHFTPRLKSALDQAGLTDLELQFQKQAIPMIGADPSQAYWQVTGTWQAGKRQFQIYFLDETINGQKAFSWSTGGNKPSTLESFMIDERKVTLDLMVNYTLQRLNGQKWLARN, encoded by the coding sequence ATGGCAGAAGAGACCAAACCCCCAAAAGTGCCTAAAGCAGTTGCCGCAGATGGCGAGAAGCCCGCCGCCAAAAAGCCGAAAGAACCCGCCTTAGAAGATAAACCCTTTACTGAGTTCATGGAGCAGCATTTCACCCCTCGTCTTAAATCTGCCCTTGATCAAGCCGGTTTAACCGATCTAGAATTACAATTTCAAAAACAAGCCATTCCCATGATAGGAGCCGACCCAAGCCAAGCCTATTGGCAAGTTACAGGTACTTGGCAAGCCGGAAAACGTCAGTTTCAGATTTATTTTCTAGACGAAACGATTAACGGACAGAAAGCCTTTTCTTGGTCAACGGGGGGCAACAAACCCAGTACTCTTGAATCCTTTATGATTGATGAGCGTAAAGTGACTCTGGATCTAATGGTGAACTACACCCTACAGCGTCTCAATGGACAAAAATGGTTAGCTCGCAATTAG
- a CDS encoding thioredoxin family protein has translation MTGEKIRNLVIALIAIVLSTAIYFGFQTQGAATSLEAQVKQAMPIEVALANGKPTLTEFYANWCGSCQAMAKDLALIKQKYAQSVNFVMLNVDNNKWLPEVLKYRVDGIPHFVFFDATGTAIAQAIGEQPLPILEANLLALVQNTDLPYANRTGQTSLFEPKVTATENSDPRRHGVN, from the coding sequence ATGACTGGCGAGAAAATTCGGAATCTGGTAATTGCTCTGATTGCCATTGTTTTAAGCACGGCCATTTATTTTGGTTTTCAGACTCAAGGAGCCGCAACTTCTCTAGAGGCTCAGGTTAAACAGGCAATGCCCATTGAGGTCGCGCTGGCCAATGGGAAACCGACCTTAACGGAGTTCTATGCCAATTGGTGTGGTAGCTGTCAAGCTATGGCCAAGGATTTGGCTCTGATTAAGCAAAAATATGCTCAGTCTGTGAATTTTGTCATGCTCAATGTCGATAACAATAAATGGCTACCAGAAGTCCTCAAGTATCGTGTTGATGGCATTCCCCATTTTGTTTTTTTTGATGCCACGGGAACAGCGATCGCTCAAGCCATCGGTGAACAACCTTTGCCGATTCTGGAAGCCAATCTACTGGCCTTGGTACAAAATACCGATTTACCCTACGCCAATCGAACAGGGCAGACCTCGTTGTTTGAACCTAAGGTGACGGCGACTGAAAACAGTGACCCTCGTCGTCACGGGGTTAATTAA